GCCCTGGGGACCAACGGCATGATTATTGCCACCGGCCTGGCCGTGGGACCAACCCTGGGCGGTTTGCTAGTAACGGTAGCCGGGTGGCAGGCCATTTTTACTATTAACATTCCCATTGGTATCCTCAGTTATATCTTATGCCGACAGGTAGTACCTGCCACGAAAGATTTGCAGCCGCAGCGGTTTGATTTAACCGGTGCGGCCCTTGGTTTTTCCTCTTTGAGCGCTTTCCTGCTGGCCGGTAGCTATGGTGAAGAATGGGGCTGGACATCACCGGTCACCTTATTGCTGGGTTTGGTATTTTTAGCGGGTACCTGGGCCTTTATCCGCTGGGAGAGGCGAGTTGAACAACCCATGCTGGATTTAACCCTGTTTCATAATAAGGTGTTTACAGCTGCCAACTTTGCGGCCCTAATGAATTTTATGTCCCAGTATGCAGTTATTTTTTTAATTCCCTTTTACTTGCAGCAAGTATTGAACTACAGTCCCGGGCAGGCTGGTTTAATTTTAACGGCTTCTCCCCTGGTGACTCTTTTAATTGCGCCTGTTAGCGGGGCCTTATCGGACCGCGTGGGAACGCGCAGGTTGGCCTTTACAGGGCAGTCTATCGTCAGTATGACCCTCTTTCTGATGGCCGGTCTTAAAGTTACTTCCCAGGCCCTGGATATTATCTGGCGCTTATGCCTTTTTGGTTTGGGTACTGGTATCTTCCAATCCCCCAATAATAGCGCTGTAATGGGCAGTGTCCCCCGCCATCGGCTGGGGATTGGCTCTGGCGTCCTGGCTACGGTCCGCAATGTTGGTATGGTGCTGGGGATAGCCGTTAGCAGCGGCGTCTTTACCTGGCAACGGGCGGCCAAATTGGCTGTCCTGGGACCCGCCGGGACCACCCAGGCTTTTATGGCCGGGCTAAAGACGGCCTTCATTGTTGGGGCATGCCTGTCTGCCGCCGGTGCTCTGGCCTCCCTGGTAAGGAGCGATAATTTGCCCTCAAGGGAGTGCTAAGGTATTGCCTGCCGGTCACAAGCATGTTAAAATATGAATGCTGACGGGATGTAGCTCAGTTTGGCTAGAGCACCTGCTTTGGGAGCAGGGGGTCGCAGGTTCAAATCCTGTCATCCCGACCAGCTTTTATGCCAACGTAGCTCAGCCGGTAGAGCAACTGACTTGTAATCAGTAGGTCAGGGGTTCGAATCCCCTCGTTGGCTCCAGAAATTGTAATGCCTCCGGAGTTTACCCGGAGGCTTTCTGTTTGTTTATGCTTGGGTTACTGTCGCAGTAGCAATAACCTCATTTCCGAAGACATCAATTACTTGCACGGCAATGGTCCTTGGAAGTTCAGGTTCCAGGATGGCCGTAGCCTGTACAGGCAGGTTTTGTTCATCCTTGCCGTAATCTCTCCAGGCCTGCCACTGGCTTTTAAAAATTTGACCGTCGTAATTCCAGTCCACGGCCCAGTAATCGATAAGGAGAGCAAAGTTTTCTCTAGCTTTAGCCAATAAAGTCTCCCACTCGCCCTTTTTAATATATGCGTGGTTATCCTGGAGGCCGGGCAGGGCATAAGCCTTCAGGCCTACTGTTATCTGTACCTGACCACTGGCCAGTCTGGTTACCGCGGGTTTCCTTAAGCTCAGCTGGGGTCTGCTGTCTGATGCAGTTACGCCTGCAGTTCTGGTATGGGTCACGCATCGCGGCAGTTTGCTTTCGACCCGGTTGGACCTGATTGTTTCGATAAGAAAAGGACCGGCCCCTTCCGCCACCAGGCGCTTGCGCGTAACTTGGATTCCCACCTGGCCCAGTTCGCAGCCCAGCCAACGCCGGCCCAACTTTTCAGCCACTACCAGGGTGGTACCGGAACCGCAAAAAAAATCAGCTACCAGATCCCCCGGGTTGGAGGAAGCCTTGATGATACGCCGGAGGAGGCTTTTATTTTTCTGGGTGGCAAAGCCGGTCTTTTCTCGGGAGAAACTCTTTATCTGGATAGAATCCAGGCTCTCTTCCCCTTTCAGTTGAAATTCTAAGGGATTAGCGTTCCATACATCTTCCATAGGGTAGCCTTTCCCCGTCGTTTGCTGGTTGCCGCGGCGCCGGTAATCAGGAGGGTAGGGTAGGTATTCTTTGTTAAAAGTAAACTTTCCCGGGTTTTTGACATAGAAAAGCAGCGTGTCATGGTTGCGGACCCAGTTGCGTACAGCGCTCTTGTAGCCCGAAATCCAACCAATCCGCCAGATAATCTCCCGCTGGA
This Moorella sp. E308F DNA region includes the following protein-coding sequences:
- a CDS encoding MFS transporter, translated to MPPQNNTLFAPHPRRWLILFAVMTAGIMGPIDGSVVNVALPTISRVFNADLNTVGWVAMAYLLVLGSLILTYGRLGDMYGFRRVLLMGIAIFTVASGICALAPNIWVLIAFRAIQAIGAGMFMAMGPAIITSVFPPYERGRALGTNGMIIATGLAVGPTLGGLLVTVAGWQAIFTINIPIGILSYILCRQVVPATKDLQPQRFDLTGAALGFSSLSAFLLAGSYGEEWGWTSPVTLLLGLVFLAGTWAFIRWERRVEQPMLDLTLFHNKVFTAANFAALMNFMSQYAVIFLIPFYLQQVLNYSPGQAGLILTASPLVTLLIAPVSGALSDRVGTRRLAFTGQSIVSMTLFLMAGLKVTSQALDIIWRLCLFGLGTGIFQSPNNSAVMGSVPRHRLGIGSGVLATVRNVGMVLGIAVSSGVFTWQRAAKLAVLGPAGTTQAFMAGLKTAFIVGACLSAAGALASLVRSDNLPSREC
- a CDS encoding site-specific DNA-methyltransferase; this encodes MANRRLPQQSSARLVWETKPAGEPRAGEFIFQAQELVIPQSGRENVPQQKIAAGNPVINRLIYGDNLQAMLALLAGGYEGKINLIYIDPPFFSQANYSHRVPIAGAATGQEVPVIERPAYQDTWAGGLDAYLDMLYPRLQLMKKLLAPDGSIYVHLDASISHYIKVIMDEIFGPDAFQREIIWRIGWISGYKSAVRNWVRNHDTLLFYVKNPGKFTFNKEYLPYPPDYRRRGNQQTTGKGYPMEDVWNANPLEFQLKGEESLDSIQIKSFSREKTGFATQKNKSLLRRIIKASSNPGDLVADFFCGSGTTLVVAEKLGRRWLGCELGQVGIQVTRKRLVAEGAGPFLIETIRSNRVESKLPRCVTHTRTAGVTASDSRPQLSLRKPAVTRLASGQVQITVGLKAYALPGLQDNHAYIKKGEWETLLAKARENFALLIDYWAVDWNYDGQIFKSQWQAWRDYGKDEQNLPVQATAILEPELPRTIAVQVIDVFGNEVIATATVTQA